The segment tttgcaaattataaatattcttcctctcttaattatatattttagatcCAACATTAGAAAATGAAGTCAACTTTGATATCTAAATTATTGGTGTAGTTATTGTTAGCAACATGTAAAAGGAAgtcattttgattaaaatggATTTTTCTTTCCAAAGTGGTATATATAAGAATCTTTATCTTTGAAATAATCTAagaagtaagaaaaaaataaacataagtaATGGTCAAATcagaaatttatatttttaacatatatttcACACTCTTCAAAAGTACAATTGCACACGTATTGAAATCTTTTAGTAATGcactatttttgaaaaatatgatatttaaataatcTATATAACATAACGTTCAATTATCTTGATCATAGAAATCGATAATCTCTTTGAGATTGAGTTGAAACAAAGAAGAACAATCATTTTGCATTAACCACAACATATGCTCAAACAATATAGCATCCACGTCAATAAAAATcactttattttccttattctcAACATTTCACATAAAATCTTAAAAGGGCTTCGTGCCAACCCAAATGGCTCCACCAAGAATTCCCTCTCATCTTTTTCGACCACTACAATCACCTGATTAGTAACTGTATTTTCATAACTATTTTTTGAGAGTGGTTGATAATCCAATTGGATCGAGAAACGCCTTTTCAAGTTTGATATCGAAAGAAATATGTCGTTCATAACGTGTCTTTTTGACTCTGGACtcgataaataatatatttagctAACTTCTTTGTGTTATGAGGTTAAACTTTTCTTGAAGGTGTTGAACTTGGTTATATAATTGTTCATTTGATGATGAAAGAgttattgatatatatatatatatatatatatNCTATgtagattaattttaattataaaattttgatggaGATTGAACCGTTCAAGTGAAAAGATGGGTAGGATTATGAAAATGTAACAAACAATTTCACAAATACTAAGGTTCATAgagtgaaatatttataaatgtaaTAACGAGTTTATATAGGGGAGTATTAATATTTATCTATTCagatcatatatttttattaagaaattcacctaataatagataaaaataaaatttaaacattgAACAATGTCACGTTGCATTACGTAACCGTCTTTACCTAAAATTTGGGTTGTCAAAGATAACACATTTCTACTTAATTATGTCTTTAAGGTTAATATTTTACAAGCTCTTTTAGTGATAGAACACCTCCATCCCCATCCCACCCccaaaacacacacaaaaaggTGAAAGGTTTGGTTAAAATtgctttaaataaatttgagtgtAACTCATTTGGTAAATATTAAACTATCATGAAAGtacaataaattataaaaattttacatattaaaaTGTATGGCGaatttttagtcaaatttttaatagtttaactctaaaagggatataacaacaattaaaatggacaaatataataattttctacccctttaaCTGTTTTCTTTATCTTCCCGATACACTTTGACTGTTTTTgaaaagtttgttttttttgtttgttttttgtaATTATGATGTTTGAATGAGTTTTATGTAACTTGATTAAGTTCATCGATTTCTTTAACTAAATTTAGAGAAACACATATTTATCTCATCAATGTATGACCTGTTTAAAgttttagtctttatttttatttgctaaTTTTAGCTTTAGGGTGTTTTCACTAAATATACGTTTAATTATGTTTGACTATGTATTTCCTTATCtccttttatttgtcatgttatactatttgaaagttaatttgattaattccaaagttaaattaaattatgttaatttgttattttaaaccaaaaatatacatattcaaaaactatctaaattattgttatatattgttAGCAACATGTAAAAGAAGtcattttaatcaaaatggATTTTTCTTTCCAAAGTGGCATAAATATAAGAATCTTTATCTTTTAAATGATCTAGACagtaagaaaaaattaaaaataagcaatggttaattagaaatttatatttttaacataCATTTCACATTCTTCGAAAATACAATTACACACGTATTGAAATCTTTTGATAAtgcattatttttgaaaaatctaatatttaaataatctAAACAACAGAACGTTCAATTATCTTGATCATAAAAGTCGATGATCTCTTTGAGATTGAGTCGAAACAAAGTAGAACAATCATTTTGCATCAACCATAACATATGCTCAAACAATATAGCATCCACATAATAAAAAtcactttattttataacatatgCTCAAACAATATAGCATCCACATAATAAAAATcactttattttccttattctcATTCACTTCCCTtctatcttctttctttctcaccaTTCCACATAAAATCTTAATAGGGTTTTGTTCCAACACAAATCGCTCCACCACGAATTTCCTCTTATCTTTTCCGATCATTATTATCACCTGATTAGTAACTGTATTTTCATAACTACTTTTTGAAAGTGATTGGCAATTCAATTGGATTGAGGAACGCCTTTTCAAGTTTGATATCGAAAGAAATATGCAGTTCATAACGTACCCTTTTGACTGTGAACTCGAAAAATAGTATATTTAGctaacttctttgtattatgAGGTTAAACTTTTGTTGAAGGTGTTGAACTTGGTTATATAATTGTTTATTTGACTTGTTGTTAGATGATGAAAGAGTTATCGGGagttatatatacatacatacatacatacatacatatatatatatatatatatctgNNNNNNNNNNNNNNNNNNNNNNNNNNNNNNNNNNNNNNNNNNNNNNNNNNNNNNNNNNNNNNNNNNNNNNNNNNNNNNNNNNNNNNNNNNNNNNNNNNNNNNNNNNNNNNNNNNNNNNNNNNNNNNNNNNNNNNNNNNNNNNNNNNNNNNNNNNNNNNNNNNNNNNNNNNNNNNNNNNNNNNNNNNNNNNNNNNNNNNNNNNNNNNNNNNNNNNNNNNNNNNNNNNNNNNNNNNNNNNNNNNNNNNNNNNNNNNNNNNNNNNNNNNNNNNNNNNNNNNNNNNNNNNNNNNNNNNNNNNNNNNNNNNNNNNNNNNNNNNNNNNNNNNNNNNNNNNNNNNNNNNNNNNNNNNNNNNNNNNNNNNNNNNNNNNNNNNNNNNNNNNNNNNNNNNNNNNNNNNNNNNNNNNNNNNNNNNNNNNNNNNNNNNNNNNNNNNNNNNNNNNNNNNNNNNNNNNNNNNNNNNNNNNNNNNNNNNNNNNNNNNNNNNNNNNNNNNNNNNNNNNNNNNNNNNNNNNNNNNNNNNNNNNNNNNNNNNNNNNNNNNNNNNNNNNNNNNNNNNNNNNNNNNNNNNNNNNNNNNNNNNNNNNNNNNNNNNNNNNNNNNNNNNNNNNNNNNNNNNNNNNNNNNNNNNNNNNNNNNNNNNNNNNNNNNNNNNNNNNNNNNTATATATTGAACCGTTCAAGTGAAAAGATGGTAGTATTATGAAAATGTAACAAAGAATTTCACAAATAGTAAGGTTCATGGAGTAAAACAcgtataaatataataaagattTCATATATAGgggaataataatattttacctATTCAGATCGTATATGTTTATTAAGAAATTCACTTAATAatggataaaaataaaacttaaacaTTAAATAATGTTACGTTGCATTATGTGACCGTCTTTACCTAAAATTTGGGTTGTCAAAGGTGACatatttatacttaattatgTCTTCAACGTTAATATTTTACGAGCTCTTTTAGTGATAGAAcctccacccccacccccaacacacacacaaaaaaaatgtgaaaagttCGGTTAAAATTGCTTTAAAAAAACTTGAGTGTAACGCATTATTACACACAAAGAAAGAAgtggatatatatatactttggAGGGTAAAGTTTCataaactttaatttattagtttctTATAgtctaactaattaattttaggCCAATTAGCAATTGCAAAGAGTTGAATTTCAACCAAATCAAACACTTTAATTTAAGCTTAATTAATTTGTGAACATAGTTCTAAAGAATGGAATTTGACCAAAAATATTGTGTTTCACATAATAGTTGTTGACTTGACGTTCCAAATTTTAGAGGTAAAAAACTTCATGATAACGTAGTAGTATGtcaaatttcacaaataaaactaCCAAGACATCatcttaaaatttcatttcaaattttagacGTGAAATTGTAGAGGTAAAAAACTTCATGATAACGTAgtagtatttcaaatttcacaaataaaactaCCAAGACATCatcttaaaatttcatttcaaatgtTAGACGTGAAATTTTAGAGGTAAAAAACTTCATGACAACATAgtagtatttcaaatttcacaaataaaactaCAAAGACATCatcttaaaatttcatttcaaattttagacGTGAAATTCCTTAGATAATATAGAGCTTCAAATTCCACGAGTAAAACTCTAAAATATCATCATGAAATTTCATGTGTTTGTCACTTAAAACGGGTGCATAGGGATCACGGGGACCGACTTTATTATAATCAGAGAAAGATAAGGGGCGTGGCTAGTGTGTCACTGGGTTGGTGGGGAACCTGTACGAAGGGGGACGACTCACATGGTAAAATCACCATCATGAGCCTCCGTTACCTTTGGGAGGCCTACGTACCCACTTTGGGAGGCCTACGTCCCATAGAAACTGTACTTGAGACGACTGTCTCTTAGGGTAACTTTGCCTTCTCAGCAAGTCTGACATGATATGTGCTCTATAAATGCTTCGTATCAATGCAGACTTAGCTAAAGAAACGGCACAATGTAGAAGACAGACTCAtcataagaaagaaagaaaggaagcatGATTATAGCATAGCAAAGACTAATTGCATTAACAGTTAAACAGCTAATCTAGCAGAAAGTTTGGAAATCCAGTTGGATTGTCGATTTGAAAATAAACAACTACTCAACCACAGCCCCCCCCCTTAACATAGATTAAGTCTATAATTATAAGCAAGTTGAAGTCAAGAACTAGAGCTAACACCTAAAATCTGCCAGTCCAGATTTGTATCAGTCACAGCGAATCAAGAAGTTTTTCACATTCCTTGGTCCCAGTATGTTGACATACCGTGCATTGGCTGAGGTTCATTATGCATGGTTTGAGCAGCATCACCAAACGGTCCTGCTTCATTGATGAGAGGGCTACCAACGTTCTCATCGACTGACTTGCTTGAGGCACCCGGAGAAGGAGCATTCGTCTCAGCAACAGGAGCACCAACATTTACCACATTGGTAGGTGGAGTTGAGGATGGTGCCTCAAACACACGATTTTCCTTTTCAGGGGTGAAGGTGCCCAAAACCAGCTGGTAGAGAAATGAAAACCGTTAGCAACTGTACAATTTGAACTCAAACATCATGGAAAGGATGGCCCAAGGCTTTGGTCTAGTGAATAGAAAGCAACACACGATATGAAAGTTACACACTCATCACAGTTCGAGGTTTGAACCCTATCGCAAACAAAAGCCTGCTACTTAAGTGAAGGATAGAGAGGTAGGCTTATTTATACACCAAATATCGAGCCATGCGTTACTGGTTTAttcaaaaggaaaaggaaaaaaaataaatgcaagGACAGACGTAGTTAGAATAGCACCTGTCCTGGAGTGGCAGCAATGAGCATTCCAGAAATTATTCCACCCAAAACCCTACCATCTGGCCCAGACAGTGCCACGCCAATACCACCTGTTCTAGTACGGTTGCCATTAATTTCTGATAGAGAGAAAGACCCCCCTAACGAGATGATGTTAAATCGACCCTGCATATACAGAATAACACCATGCTTAATGACCAATGCCAAATAGGTATGCTGGAAAATGACATTCAGTGTACATGCATTGATTATCTAAAAGGATATACTATActgatttttttctcttatgTCAAAAGCGCATAAAACTCATACAAACCTCGTAAGTCACAGTGTCACCACCTTGTACAGCCTGCCTGAGGGTGACATTGGATACGACTCCAGTTGCAGTTAGAACACAAACTACCGGTGGTCCTTGCAGTGAGAAATTCACTATCTTACTTGCAATGTCCTGCAGCCAAGGTAACAAATTTGCATCATTTAGTTAAGTCAACCAAAAAAATCACAAGAATGGTACTTCAATTCAAGTAAGCGTTGAACAAGAATTTTGACGATGGATAAGATAAAAACATTACATATAGTTACATTAGACttctcatttttaataaatgagGCCGTGAGCCCCACAAAATTTATGTCATGATTCACTGCTCTTTCTCCACCTTCCTCCTCCAGTAATCTTACATCGACCTCCCACCCCCACCCTCCCCTCACCACTAAATCCCATAACGCCACAGTGGCAGACTCGAAAtttgcacttttttaaaaactcAACCCTTTATCGGACCAACCAATCAAATCTTAATTCTACGGGGATTAGGCGCAGGAAGTTACAGGAGGAAAAGCAAACAAATAACTTGTGGAGGAAATTTGTAGGAAACACAACTCTACCCGTAAAAAATGACGATACTTGCACAGATGAAGACAGATAAAGAAAGCCTTCATAATGCAGATATTGAAGATAATAAACAACAACCAGATAAAATACGCTTAGAATCTTTTGTAAGCACAAAACTAGGGGCACattttgttttaagaaaaaacttttcACAGATAAAAGACAATGCCATAGCCGACTTTATGTTTAACCAAGCACAACTCAATCACAAAGATACTACACCACCTTCGACAACATCTGATAAAAAATGCTGAAAAGTACATCCTCCAAGTAATTCATTAAAATgtttgagataaaaaaaaaagtagttttaTTTAAACATAAGTAGGctaaggaaaaacaaaaatcaaatgcAACTAGAAAGAAAGATTAAGATGGAAGGATCAGGATGTAACGTATGAtgataaaagggaaaaaaataaagatgctTAAAAAGAACACAAAAACCGAAACCCTGATGCTGTCACATGAACTCACAACTGTAATTATTGGATGTACCaacaaagacaaaaaaaaaagaatccgacaaaaaagaaaaaaaaatacagacGTAAGCTAGTTTTTCCGTTTCCTCTCTGAATGAACTCGAAACTCAAGCATTTTGCAGAACAAGAATATACAGCATTTGTAAAATACACAAGTTAATCACAGAGTAAGCGAAAGATGTCTTACATCCCCGGTGTGCACAGGCATCACATACGGTGTAAATCCATATCCAACTGTACCTGCCAACCAAATTAAGTGAACTTTGGATCAGAAGCTAGATTCATAATCCCAAATTAGAACCTAGATACATAATTGAAACAGTAATGAAACACATATACCTAAACCTtctacttgttttttttttaattattatcatcatcaatgTATACAAGTTAAATTCTTTACTTTATGAATGTATACAAGTTAACTCCTTCCTCAAACTAGACGATCGATACATGATCATATATACCTAAAGATTTTACAAgttaaattctttaatttatgaatGTATACAAGTTAACTCCATTCACCAAACTAGACGATGGATACATGATCATATATACCTAAAGATTTTACAAGTTAAATTCTTTAGTTTATGAATGTATTACAAGTTAACTCCATTCCCAAACTAGACGATGGATACATGATCATATATACCTAAAGCTTCAACAAGTTAAATTTATGGatgtatataagaaaataaacaatggatatatatatatatatatacctaaagCTTCTTTCTTTGTCTTCTTTCCAGGTGGCCTTCCACGGACCTTCTTAGAAGAGGGGTTTCCAGAAGAAGAACCAGCCTCGTTAACACCGCCAACGCCAGAATTAGCCTGATTCACCGGAATTTGAGTAGCAGAAACACCGGAAACGTTGTTACCATCAGTTTTATTCTTCCTGGGACGACCCCTCTTCTTCTTAGCCCCAGCAACAGCCCCAGAAACAGCTCCAGCAGCAGCCCCAGCCCCAGCCCCAGCAGCAGCAGCACCAGATGATCCATCATCAACAAAAATGGGATTTGGGTTTTGATCAGGAACTGAATTGAAGGGGAATTGAAAGCTAAGCTGATGTTCCGGTGGAAGAGGAACGACAGTTAAAGGCATAACGAACTGGTTGAGCTGGTCTTGTTGGATGGGTTGGAACtggggtggtggtggtggtggggtTGGTGGTTCCACCCCCATTGTCCCATGGCTAAGTGGAGGTAAGGGTGGTAGTTGAAATTGGGAAGGGTGGTGTGCAAATGGGGATTCTTCAGAATCCATTGAAGAGGAAAAAGTTCactgaagaaaaaaagaaaacagggaagaagaagaagaaagagctAATTTTTCACTATTCTAAACCAAAAAAGGAGAAAGGGGGAAAACATGAATTATATTAgctaatttttagttttttcattaaatataatgTTTGACTATATATTTCCTCCGCTATCcattttatttatcatgttacactatttaaaagttaatttgattatttttaaaattaaaattagattgtgttaaaatatagatatacaaaaaatataataaattattaatttttgtatatatttaaaatggACCCCTTAACTGTTTCTTTATCTTCCCGAGACATGTTGActactttttgaaattttttttgtttttttgttttatataattataacgtttgaaataatttttttatatttaatatgattaaaaatgtattgtgaATTGTTAGTCAAATTTTTACAGTTTAATACTAAAAGagaaataacaacaattaaaatggacagatataataattttctacccctctAGCTGTTTTCTTTGTCTTCCCGAGACACATTGAccgtttttgaaaaaaaatttttttttttataattatgacgttagaaattttttttttgtatattctaGTATGATTACAAACGTATTGTGAattgttagtcaaaatttttatagtttaacactaaaagagaaataacaacaattaaaatggacagatataataattttctacccctatAACTGTTTTCTTTGTCTTTTCGAGACACATTGATCGTTTTtgtaaagtttaatttttttttgttttttataattatgacgttaaaaattatttttttgtatactaatatgattaaaaatgtaTTCTGAATTGTTAGTCAAATTTTATAGATTAACTCTAAAAgagaaatacaattaaaatgGACAGATAtgataattttctacccctctAACTATTTTCTTTATCTTCCCAAGACACATTGATcgtttttgaaaagttttttttttgttttttataattatgatgtttgaaataattttttttaatatattaatatgattaaaaaatgtATTGTGAATTGTTAGTCAAAAATTGTATAGTTTAACACTAAAAGagaaataacaacaattaaaatggacagatataataattttctacccctctaattattttctttatcttcCCAAGACACATTGATcgtttttgaaaagtttttttttttttataattatgatgtttgaaataatttttttatatattaatatgattaaaaatgtattgtgaattgttaatcaaatttttttataatttaacactaaaagagaaataacaacaattaaaatggacagatataataattttctaccccccTAACTGTTTTTTTTGTCTTACCGAGGAACATTGATcgtttttgaaaagttttttttttttttgttttttataattatgatgtttgaaataattttttatatattaatatgatttaaaaatgtattatgaattgttagtaaaaaaatttatagtttaACACTAAAAGAgagataacaataattaaaatggacagatataataattttctacccctctAACTGTTTTCTTTATATTCCCGAGACACATTGACcgtttttgaaaagttttttttttgttttttataattatgatatttgaaataattttttatatattaatatgataaaaaaatatattgtgaattgttagtcaaaatttttatagtttaactctaaaagagaaataacaacaattaaaatggacaaatataataattttttacccttttttaaatttttaatttgaaataattttgcGTGACTTGATTAACTTCACTAATTTCTTTAactaaatttagagaaaatacaTAGTTATCTCATTAAAGTAAGATCTGTttaaattattatctttattttgattttataattttagataTGTTTAATTATGTTTGACTATATATTTCGTCTCATCtccttttatttgtcatgttacactatttaaaagttaatttgattaatttttaaagttaaattaaattatgttaattcgttaatttaaacaaaaaatacagaTATTCAAAAATATCCAGAAAAGTACAGTAAATTGCaaattttttacatatcaatatgattaaaaaaatgcattgtaaattgttaatcaatttttttataatttgacaattaaaagaaaattatgacaaataaaatggaaaaatatagACATTTTCTACTActctaactattttttttaatcttcccTAGACAATTTGACCATCTTTGAaaagtttgttattttttattttttataattaaggtgtttgaatgagttttatttgttaattttagcTTAAGGATGTTTTCATTAAATATAAGTTTTGACTATGTTTGACTATATATTTCCTCCCATTTCcatttatttgtcatgttgcactatttgaaagttaatttgattaatttttaaagttaaattagattgtgttaattagatattttaaacaaaaaaatatagatattcaaaaactatctagaaaatacaataaattgcaatttatttacatattaatatgatgaaaaaatgtatTGTAAATTGTTAGTcaattttttatagtttgactttaaaaaagAAGATTATGTCAATTAAAATAGACAGCTATAGTAACTTTCTACCCCTTTAattgttttctttaattttcccTAAGACAGTTTgactatttttgaatttttatttttattttataattatgatgTTTGAATGAGTTTTTCATGACTTGATTAACTTCATAAATATCTTTAAtcaaatttagagaaaatgcaTAGTTACCTCATTAAAGTAAGACCTGTTTTTTAAAACAGAAAATATATTTGGCAAAACATTATTTTGGCATTAAATGACACGAGCAACAAATTTGAGGTACTTTCATAATTTCTCTGAAAAGCTAAGAGTGATTGGATAAGttcattaatattttgtacccaaATTATCCTCAAAAGTAGAATCATTAcgctttaaaaataaaataacttttgaaaaatctaACCTACAATTATTACTTTTCAGTTCACATTGCCCAAGAGGTGACTGACAATACTTACATGAGGGTCCATTTATGTTGTGATGTGCaaagtattatttttctctctcttctttaacaatttttctctttcttcttttctttgaCTTTTCATTTCAGTTCACACTGGCCAAAAGATAGCTGACAATACATATATGAGGCTCTATTtatatatgcatgatcaagTTATAATTGTGTAACACATTAGTTATGGTACATGTTAATCTTTGATCAATTTATCTTCACAATTTAAAGgtaaactatatttatttatactatCTCATTTTAAATTTCCTTGTGATATTCATTAAACAATTGTTATAGCGAGAGTAAATAAATTTTCCTTCATAATTATGACTGAATGCTATTGCAGCGTGAATGATTATGGTTTAAATGAATAGTCAATAGGTCACGAGTTCGAATCTAGACGTGGTCCCAattttaactatattttttaaaaattagactttttgaaacttttaggatttaaataagttttaatttctttttttttttggtaaataagattgtaaaagtatatatttggatccttttcacaaaaattgaaaatttttcattattataaatcGAATCATTGTGatgaaaacaaatgaaaaggatataatattatatgagtCATGCTCCCTCACAAATACAAGTAAATTGGATGTGATTtatatatgcatgatcaagTTATAATTGTGTAATATAATTAGTTATGATACATGTCAACCTTTGATCaatttatgttcatattttagGGTTATTAGactatatatattgataatatcTCATATTAAAATCTCTAGTGATATTATTAAACAATTTATATAAagagattaaataaattttctttcttagTTATGATTGAATGTTATTGCAGCGCGAACGTTAGAACTTAAAT is part of the Solanum pennellii chromosome 8, SPENNV200 genome and harbors:
- the LOC107027312 gene encoding AT-hook motif nuclear-localized protein 10-like, with product MDSEESPFAHHPSQFQLPPLPPLSHGTMGVEPPTPPPPPPQFQPIQQDQLNQFVMPLTVVPLPPEHQLSFQFPFNSVPDQNPNPIFVDDGSSGAAAAGAGAGAAAGAVSGAVAGAKKKRGRPRKNKTDGNNVSGVSATQIPVNQANSGVGGVNEAGSSSGNPSSKKVRGRPPGKKTKKEALGTVGYGFTPYVMPVHTGDDIASKIVNFSLQGPPVVCVLTATGVVSNVTLRQAVQGGDTVTYEGRFNIISLGGSFSLSEINGNRTRTGGIGVALSGPDGRVLGGIISGMLIAATPGQLVLGTFTPEKENRVFEAPSSTPPTNVVNVGAPVAETNAPSPGASSKSVDENVGSPLINEAGPFGDAAQTMHNEPQPMHGMSTYWDQGM